The proteins below are encoded in one region of Mangifera indica cultivar Alphonso chromosome 7, CATAS_Mindica_2.1, whole genome shotgun sequence:
- the LOC123220251 gene encoding pentatricopeptide repeat-containing protein At3g22670, mitochondrial, protein MLPRRKIFDFLLLSHSQNKPRINPFRYSLCNPLCTLNESPNTTESPELPTWLRSHDIENPDEDFVIPSLASWVENHKLNDQNGIVSHVFSEKTDTDVDKISKILKNNYPSPDRVVETLNLSCFSVSNSLVEQVLKRFSSNWIPAFGLFTWAKIQTGYKHTPEIYNTMVDILGKTKQFSLMWEVVKEMDELNEGYITLDTMSKVMRRLARRGKHEEAIEAFRAFERYGLKKETKAMNILMDALAKENNVEHAYKVFLEFKGCIPLDSYTFNVLIHGWCKARKLEDAERTMDEMQKHGFVPNVVSYTCFLEHYCREKDFRKAEDILKQMQERGCKPSAVTYTIFVHALGKARQINEALGVYEKMKNDGCLLDASFYSSLIFCLSKAGMLKTANEIFEDMKKQGVMPDVLTFNTMISSACEHLQEEKAFELLRKMEEDSCKPNLETYAPLLKMCCRKKRMKVLNILLQHMFKNDISIDLGTYALLVRGLCKSGKLEDACLFFKEMVSKGMVPMSSTYKMLVEELEKKNLAHAKGKIEKLMSQAREEESV, encoded by the coding sequence ATGCTACCAAGACGCAAAATCTTCGACTTCTTGTTACTTTCACATTCACAAAACAAGCCCCGAATCAATCCTTTTCGTTACTCATTATGCAATCCTTTATGTACCTTGAATGAGTCTCCCAATACCACCGAGTCGCCGGAGCTGCCCACTTGGCTCAGATCCCATGACATCGAAAACCCAGATGAGGATTTTGTAATCCCTTCACTTGCCAGTTGGGTTGAGAATCACAAACTTAATGATCAAAATGGGATTGTTTCTCATGTTTTCAGTGAGAAAACAGACACTGATGTTGATAAAATCAGCAAAATCCTCAAGAATAACTACCCATCGCCTGACAGAGTAGTTGAGACTCTGAATCTGTCTTGTTTCAGTGTATCAAACAGTTTGGTTGAGCAGGTTTTGAAGAGATTTAGCAGTAACTGGATTCCAGCTTTTGGGTTGTTCACTTGGgcaaaaatacaaacaggttATAAGCACACACCAGAAATATATAACACCATGGTTGATATTTTAGGAAAAACTAAGCAGTTTAGTCTTATGTGGGAGGTTGTTAAAGAAATGGATGAGTTGAATGAGGGGTACATTACATTGGATACAATGAGTAAGGTTATGAGGAGGCTGGCTAGACGAGGTAAGCATGAGGAGGCTATTGAAGCATTTAGAGCATTTGAAAGGTATGGTCTGAAGAAAGAAACAAAGGCAATGAACATTCTAATGGATGCATTGGCTAAAGAGAATAATGTTGAGCATGCTTATAAAGTGTTTCTTGAGTTTAAGGGCTGTATACCTTTGGATTCTTATACTTTCAATGTTTTGATACATGGGTGGTGCAAAGCTAGGAAATTAGAGGATGCTGAGAGAACCATGGATGAGATGCAGAAACATGGTTTTGTCCCAAATGTGGTTTCTTATACTTGTTTCCTTGAGCATTACTGTCGTGAAAAGGATTTTCGTAAAGCTGAAGATATTTTGAAACAGATGCAAGAAAGGGGTTGCAAGCCAAGTGCTGTGACCTATACTATTTTTGTGCATGCTTTAGGGAAAGCTAGGCAGATAAATGAAGCATTGGGGGTTTATGAAAAGATGAAGAATGATGGTTGTTTACTTGATGCTTCATTTTATAGTTCATTGATCTTTTGTTTGAGTAAGGCTGGCATGCTTAAGACTGCTAATGAGATTTTTGAGGACATGAAAAAGCAGGGTGTTATGCCTGATGTTCTGACTTTTAACACGATGATTTCTTCTGCTTGTGAGCATTTACAAGAGGAGAAAGCATTTGAATTGCTTCGAAAGATGGAGGAGGATTCGTGTAAGCCTAATCTTGAGACTTATGCACCTTTATTGAAGATGTGCTGTAGGAAGAAGAGAATGAAAGTGCTCAACATTTTGTTGCAACACATGTTTAAGAATGATATCAGTATTGATCTGGGAACTTATGCTCTTTTGGTGAGGGGACTTTGTAAGAGTGGGAAACTTGAAGACGCTTGCTTATTCTTCAAAGAAATGGTGTCGAAGGGAATGGTTCCCATGAGCAGCACATACAAGATGCTGGTGGAGGAActggaaaagaaaaacttggCTCATGCCAAGGGAAAAATAGAGAAGTTGATGTCACAGgctagagaagaagaaagtgtctga
- the LOC123220250 gene encoding type IV inositol polyphosphate 5-phosphatase 7-like isoform X2 has translation MNLDHPRIIDVQNHSVFVATWNVAGRSPPSNLSLEDWLHASPPADIYVLGFQEIVPLNTGNILGAEDNGPAKKWLALIRKTLNNCPGTSGSSACYTPSPIPEPVVEMDADFEGSARRKNSSFFHRRSFQTTHSWKMDNDPSISQPRLDRRFSVCDRVIFGHRPSDFDPNFRWGHRPSDYSRPSDYSYSRPSDYSYSRPSDYSRPSDYSRWGSSDDDNGPGDSPSTVLYSPMSYGGSASMDHGYRMPGNSRYCLVASKQMVGIFLTVWVKSELRDHVKNMKVSCVGRGLMGYLGNKGSIAVSMLLHQTSFCFICTHLTSGQKEGDQLRRNADVMQILRKTRFPRVHGAGDEKSPETILQHDRVIWLGDLNYRIALSYRSAKALVEMQNWRALLENDQLRIEQRQGRVFVGWNEGKIYFPPTYKYSTNSDRYAGDDMHPKEKRRTPAWCDRILWYGEGLHQLSYVRGESRFSDHRPVYGIFWAEVESNHNRLKKSMSYSNSRIEVEELLPYSHGYTELNFF, from the exons ATGAATCTTGACCACCCTCGGATTATAGATGTCCAGAACCATAG TGTTTTTGTAGCTACCTGGAACGTGGCTGGAAGATCCCCACCAAGTAATTTGAGTCTTGAAGATTGGCTTCATGCCTCACCTCCTGCAGACATTTATGTCCTTGG atttcaagAGATAGTTCCTCTAAATACTGGTAATATTCTTGGGGCAGAAGACAATGGTCCTGCCAAAAAGTGGTTGGCTCTTATTCGAAAGACTCTTAATAATTGTCCTGGAACTAGTGGAAGTAGTGCTTGCTATACTCCATCTCCCATTCCTGAGCCAGTTGTAGAAATGGATGCAGATTTTGAGGGATCAGCTAGGAGGAAGAACTCATCCTTCTTCCATCGCCGATCATTTCAGACTACTCACAGCTGGAAAATGGACAATGACCCTTCCATTTCACAACCAAGACTTGATCGACGATTTAGTGTGTGTGATAGGGTGATATTTGGGCACAGGCCAAGTGACTTTGACCCAAATTTTAGATGGGGCCACAGGCCTAGTGATTACTCTAGACCCAGCGATTACTCATACTCTAGACCCAGTGATTACTCATACTCCAGACCTAGTGATTACTCCAGGCCAAGTGATTACTCAAGATGGGGGTCTTCAGATGATGATAACGGTCCAGGGGATTCACCAAGTACTGTATTGTACTCACCAATGTCCTATGGTGGATCTGCATCCATGGACCATGGCTATAGGATGCCAGGAAATTCAAGGTACTGCCTAGTTGCCAGTAAGCAGATGGTTGGCATATTCCTCACGGTTTGGGTGAAAAGTGAATTGAGAGATCATGTTAAAAACATGAAAGTATCTTGTGTTGGCAGAGGCCTGATGGGTTATCTTGGAAATAAG GGATCTATTGCAGTAAGCATGTTATTGCACCAAACAAGTTTTTGCTTTATCTGTACCCACTTAACCTCTGGACAGAAAGAGGGTGATCAGCTAAGAAGGAATGCCGATGTTATGCAGATCTTGAGGAAAACAAGGTTTCCACGTGTTCATGGTGCGGGTGATGAGAAGTCCCCAGAAACAATCCTTCAGCACGA TCGAGTGATTTGGCTTGGGGATTTGAATTATCGTATTGCCCTCTCTTACCGATCTGCCAAAGCACTTGTTGAGATGCAAAATTGGAGGGCATTGTTAGAGAATGACCAG CTGAGGATAGAGCAGAGACAAGGTCGTGTTTTTGTGGGATGGAATGAAGGAAAGATTTATTTCCCACCAACATACAAGTATTCCACTAATTCAGATAGATATGCAGGGGATGATATGCACCCGAAGGAGAAGCGCCGAACACCTGCTTG GTGTGATCGAATTTTGTGGTATGGGGAAGGCCTTCACCAGTTATCTTATGTACGTGGGGAATCTAGGTTCTCTGATCATAGACCAGTTTATGGCATATTTTGGGCTGAGGTTGAGTCAAATCATAACCGATTGAAGAAAAGCATGAGTTATTCTAATTCCAGGATTGAGGTAGAGGAGCTTTTGCCATATTCACATGGATACACTGAACTCAACTTCTTTTGA
- the LOC123220363 gene encoding probable RNA helicase SDE3, giving the protein MGTVIDKWDDECSVIGDKGEIGFIDYEDDRSVCSYNPNEEGPVVISVPFPFVGGKPQSVAIGETAVDSITLKNTSDEPVDLWSRIYASNPENSFTLSLMKPPSGKSDTEISQGFLESFSLEDRMLQPYETLTIWLSCKPIGIGLHTTIVHFDMEERVERVVFLLAEDKISQSLASNKPYSRGSRKKHFDADTYVVGSRPARVTGQVYFQNRLPRYDIPKNIRELIESKQIPDVIKESLTRENYCSYFKTLVIMEEIQLEFEMRAHHMENVALRKRGQFLTLEVPGLAERRPSLVHGDFIFAKLANEDIGDSTSPYQGFIHRVEADEVYLKFAQDFHLLHRDGNLYNVQFTYNRLNMRRLYQAIDAAERLDREFIFPSESSERRLIESTPLVPISCNLNEEQICSIEKILGCKGAPPYLIHGPPGTGKTMTLVESILQLYKTRENSRILVCASSNSAADHILEKLLSEKTVEVHANEVFRLNASSRSYDDVKPHHVRFCFFSECVFKCPPLNALIRYKIIISTYMSASLLYAEGVHSGHFSHIFLDEAGQASEPESMIPISILCKKETVVVLAGDPMQLGPVIYSRDAETYGLGKSYLERLFECALYFTGDENYVTKLVRNYRCHPEILYLPSKLFYEEELIACKDDTSSFALPVNFLPNKEFPVLFYGIQGCDEREGSNPSWFNRIEVSKVVEFIKRLTASGNLSEEDIGVITPYRQQVLKLKKTLESLDMPDIKVGSVEQFQGQERQVIIVSTVRSTIKHNEFDRRHCLGFLSNPRRFNVAVTRAIFLLIVIGNPHIVSKDAYWNKLLWRCADNNSYQGCALPERQEFEDEDPAEGGRLNHHEEELIQSFEQVGWSRESSQIEFKPVKDEDEWSDGWR; this is encoded by the exons ATGGGTACTGTTATTGACAAGTGGGACGATGAATGCTCTGTCATTGGGGATAAAGGAGAAATCGGGTTTATCGATTATGAAGATGACAGATCAGTGTGTAGTTACAATCCAAACGAAGAGGGTCCTGTTGTGATTTCTGTTCCATTCCCTTTTGTAGGGGGGAAACCTCAATCGGTGGCCATCGGGGAAACTGCTGTTGATTCAATAACCTTGAAGAACACCAGTGATGAGCCCGTGGATTTATGGTCTAGGATTTATGCCTCAAACCCTGAGAATTCATTCACACTTTCTTTGATGAAACCTCCGTCTGGAAAGTCAGACACAGAGATCAGCCAAGGCTTTCTGGAGTCTTTTAGCTTGGAAGACAGAATGCTTCAGCCTTATGAGACTTTAACCATTTGGTTGTCTTGCAAGCCAATTGGAATTGGCTTGCACACTACAATTGTGCATTTTGATATGGAGGAAAGGGTAGAGCGAGTGGTTTTTCTCTTGGCTGAAGACAAAATCTCGCAGTCTTTGGCATCTAATAAACCATATTCAAGAGGTtcaagaaaaaaacattttgatgCGGATACATATGTTGTTGGTTCGCGTCCTGCAAGAGTGACTGGCCAAGTTTATTTCCAGAATAGGCTTCCTAGATACGACATCCCAAAGAATATTAGAGAACTCATTGAGAGCAAGCAGATCCCTGATGTTATTAAAGAAAGTCTAACaagagaaaattattgttcTTACTTCAAAACATTAGTGATCATGGAAGAAATACAACTggag TTTGAAATGAGGGCTCATCACATGGAGAATGTTGCATTGAGAAAGAGGGGACAATTTTTGACCCTTGAGGTCCCAGGGCTTGCTGAGAGAAGGCCATCACTTGTTCATGGAGATTTTATTTTTGCCAAGCTTGCTAATGAAGATATAGGAGACAGTACATCTCCCTATCAG GGTTTCATCCACCGTGTTGAGGCTGACGAAGTCTATTTGAAGTTTGCCCAAGATTTTCACTTGCTTCATAGAGATGGGAATCTTTATAATGTACAGTTCACTTATAATCGTCTGAACATGAGAAGGTTATATCAAGCCATTGATGCTGCCGAAAGGTTAGACAGAGAGTTTATTTTTCCATCTGAGTCCTCTGAAAGAAGACTTATAGAATCAACTCCACTGGTACCTATTTCCTGTAATCTTAATGAGGAGCAAATCTGTTCAATTGAAAAGATCCTTGGCTGCAAAGGAGCTCCTCCTTATCTGATTCATGGACCTCCCGGTACAGGTAAGACTATGACACTTGTGGAATCAATCCTCCAGCTCTACAAAACCCGAGAGAATTCTCGGATTCTTGTGTGTGCATCTTCAAATAGTGCTGCAGATCACATACTAGAGAAACTCCTCAGTGAGAAGACTGTTGAAGTTCACGCAAATGAGGTATTCCGGCTCAATGCATCTTCTCGCTCATATGATGATGTCAAGCCTCATCATGTCCGCTTTTGCTTCTTTAGTGAGTGTGTCTTTAAGTGTCCACCACTCAATGCTCTCATTCGCTACAAGATCATCATATCAACTTATATGAGTGCCTCTCTTCTTTATGCTGAAGGTGTTCACTCCGGCCACTTCTCTCATATTTTCTTAGATGAGGCTGGCCAAGCTTCAGAGCCAGAAAGCATGATACCTATATCTATCCTCTGCAAAAAGGAGACTGTTGTTGTTCTTGCTGGAGACCCGATGCAGTTAGGTCCAGTAATTTACTCAAGAGATGCAGAGACTTACGGATTGGGGAAATCATACTTGGAAAGGTTGTTTGAATGTGCATTATATTTCACAGGAGATGAAAATTATGTAACAAAGTTGGTTAGAAACTACCGATGTCATCCCGAAATTTTGTACCTTCCTTCAAAGTTGTTCTATGAAGAGGAATTGATTGCATGTAAAGATGACACGAGTTCCTTTGCATTGCCAGTGAACTTTCTTCCTAACAAGGAGTTCCCTGTTCTTTTCTATGGTATCCAAGGCTGTGATGAGAGAGAAGGCAGCAATCCATCTTGGTTCAATCGGATTGAAGTAAGCAAAGTTGTAGAGTTCATCAAGCGATTGACAGCAAGTGGAAATTTGAGTGAGGAAGATATAGGGGTCATAACACCTTATAGACAGCAGGTACTCAAACTAAAGAAAACCCTAGAAAGTTTAGATATGCCTGATATCAAGGTCGGCAGCGTTGAACAGTTCCAAGGACAAGAAAGGCAAGTCATTATTGTTTCTACTGTACGATCAACAATTAAACACAATGAATTTGACAGAAGACACTGTTTAGGATTTCTGAGCAATCCAAGAAGGTTTAATGTGGCTGTTACCCGTGCAATATTTTTGCTTATTGTGATTGGGAATCCTCACATTGTTAGCAAG GACGCATACTGGAATAAGCTTTTATGGCGTTGTGCAGACAACAATTCTTACCAGGGTTGTGCGCTACCTGAAAGGCAGGAGTTTGAGGATGAAGATCCAGCAGAAGGGGGTCGTTTAAACCATCATGAAGAAGAACTTATACAAAGCTTTGAACAGGTTGGCTGGAGTCGAGAATCATCTCAGATAGAATTTAAACCTgttaaagatgaagatgagtgGTCTGATGGGTGGCGGTAA
- the LOC123220545 gene encoding non-specific lipid transfer protein GPI-anchored 20-like gives MELSLSFQRFLPFLAAVAFVASILPVYGQVTTPCTASMISSFSPCMNFLTNSTANGTSPTSDCCNALKSLTSSSMDCACLIVTGSVPFQIPINRSLAISLPRACNMPGVPVQCKATGAPIPAPGPSSFGASPAASPTATVVPEPTPSATAPESDTTPVLTPPSTNVNPTTPTVTPGSRPVVTPPSSASMPSYNFSPLLLLLAVGLLVLNYY, from the exons atggaGCTTTCCTTGTCTTTCCAGCGCTTCCTTCCATTTCTGGCGGCCGTAGCTTTTGTGGCCTCGATCTTGCCTGTTTATGGGCAGGTGACTACACCGTGCACGGCTTCAATGATTTCGAGCTTCAGCCCTTGTATGAATTTCCTTACAAATAGTACTGCGAATGGCACCTCGCCAACCTCCGATTGTTGCAATGCACTCAAGTCACTTACAAGTAGTAGCATGGACTGTGCCTGCCTCATTGTAACCGGAAGTGTCCCATTCCAGATACCCATCAACCGAAGCTTGGCCATCTCTCTCCCCCGAGCTTGTAATATGCCTGGCGTCCCTGTTCAATGCAAAG CCACTGGTGCACCTATTCCTGCTCCAG GTCCTTCCTCATTTGGAGCATCTCCAGCTGCAAGTCCAACAG CAACTGTTGTTCCTGAGCCTACACCATCTGCTACAGCACCAGAATCAGACACAACACCAGTATTAACTCCACCGTCTACAAATGTGAATCCTACCACCCCCACCGTAACTCCAGGGAGCCGCCCCGTTGTGACTCCACCATCATCAGCTTCCATGCCCTCTTACAATTTCTCACCATTGCTTCTGCTATTAGCAGTAGGATTGttggttttgaattattactAG
- the LOC123220365 gene encoding proteasome subunit beta type-2-A-like, translating to MECVFGLVGNGFAILAADTSAVHSILVHKSNEDKIMVLDSHKLIAASGEPGDRVQFTEFIQKNVALYQFRNGIPLTTAAAANFTRGELATALRKSPYMVNILLAGYDKETGPSLYYIDYIASLHKVDKGAFGYGSYFSLSMMDRHYHSGMSVEEAIDLVDKCIMEIRSRLVVAPPNFVIKIVDKDGAREYAWRESVKETPA from the exons ATGGAGTGCGTTTTCGGTTTAGTAGGCAACGGTTTCGCAATCTTAGCGGCCGACACGTCCGCCGTTCACAGTATTCTCGTTCACAAATCTAACGAAGACAAGATCATGGTCCTCGACTCTCACAAACTCATCGCTGCCAGTGGCGAACCCGGTGACAG AGTTCAGTTTACGGAGTTTATACAGAAGAACGTGGCGTTGTACCAGTTTCGTAACGGAATTCCGTTGACGACTGCGGCGGCGGCCAACTTTACGCGAGGAGAGCTCGCCACTGCTTTGAGGAAG AGCCCATACATGGTCAACATCCTTTTGGCTGGCTACGACAAGGAGACAGGACCATCTCTATACTATATTGACTACATTGCTAGCCTTCACAAGGTTGATAAGGGCGCATTTGGTTATGGCTCCTATTTTTCACTCTCCATGATGGACAGACACTACCACAGTGGCATGTCGGTGGAAGAAGCCATAGATTTGGTTGATAAGTGCATAATGGAGATACGATCCAGGCTTGTTGTGGCACCACCAAACTTTGTGATAAAGATTGTTGACAAGGATGGAGCAAGGGAGTACGCCTGGCGTGAATCTGTCAAAGAAACCCCTGCTTGA
- the LOC123220364 gene encoding SH3 domain-containing protein C23A1.17-like — MTAVTVVLHLLTFTLFVATSVQLPQPDGCSPVLAEFSPCLPYVSASYNNTTETVSSQCCDAVNSAFSSGHGDCLCEPLRQPLLFGFPLNETRLRSLSSVCHTSGSLESICPSGSSQTYLAPVHGGTTASEIPKPPDSDSKQLFPIPETPDSNNQPHLPIPKPSDNHPQLPIPDPSDNHPQLPIPKPSDNHPQLPIPKPSDNQPQLPIPDPSDNHPQLPIPKPSDNHPQLPIPKPSDNQPQLPIPKPSDNQPQLPLSPLPIPKPSDSGKQPQLPVPPIPFPKPSDSGKQPHLPLPPLPLPKSSDSGQLPLVPLPPFHGSTGPEIPKPFDPAPTTSSPTTPSSSLVVSRGSIATTPIFKSSSWFPLGILISLFLFVHT, encoded by the exons ATGACTGCCGTAACAGTTGTCCTCCACCTCCTCACCTTCACGCTCTTCGTAGCCACGTCAGTTCAGCTACCGCAACCTGACGGATGTTCCCCCGTGCTTGCAGAGTTCTCGCCATGTCTGCCGTACGTGTCGGCGTCGTATAATAATACGACGGAAACTGTGTCTTCTCAGTGCTGTGATGCAGTAAACTCGGCCTTCAGTTCTGGCCACGGTGACTGCCTCTGCGAACCTCTCCGACAGCCGCTTCTCTTCGGCTTTCCGCTGAATGAAACCAGACTCCGTTCACTGTCTTCTGTTTGCCACACGAGTGGTTCTCTGGAGTCGATCTGCCCCTCGG GGTCATCACAAACATATTTGGCTCCTGTCCATGGTGGCACGACAGCTTCAGAGATTCCAAAACCACCTGATTCAGATAGTAAACAACTATTTCCGATCCCGGAAACTCCTGATTCAAATAACCAACCACACTTGCCCATTCCAAAACCTTCTGACAACCACCCTCAATTGCCAATTCCAGATCCTTCTGATAATCACCCGCAATTGCCAATTCCAAAACCTTCGGACAACCACCCTCAATTACCAATTCCAAAACCTTCAGATAACCAACCTCAATTGCCAATTCCAGATCCTTCTGATAATCACCCGCAATTGCCAATTCCAAAACCTTCAGACAACCACCCTCAATTACCAATTCCAAAACCTTCAGATAACCAACCTCAATTGCCAATTCCAAAGCCTTCAGACAACCAACCTCAATTGCCTTTGTCTCCTCTCCCAATTCCAAAACCTTCTGATTCAGGTAAGCAGCCACAATTGCCTGTGCCTCCTATCCCATTTCCAAAACCTTCTGATTCAGGCAAGCAACCACATTTGCCTTTGCCTCCTCTCCCACTTCCAAAATCTTCCGATTCAGGGCAGCTACCACTTGTACCTTTGCCCCCTTTCCATGGTTCGACAGGTCCAGAGATCCCAAAACCTTTTGATCCAG CTCCAACGACAAGTTCACCTACAACTCCAAGCTCATCCCTAGTAGTATCCAGAGGTTCTATAGCAACAACACCGATTTTCAAAAGCAGTAGTTGGTTTCCACTAGGAATACTAATTTCCCTATTTCTCTTCGTTCATACATAG
- the LOC123221620 gene encoding FCS-Like Zinc finger 16-like, which translates to MSRVRTRVIRSSSHGELEVFNQIRPIEYESSVEVKKIPALVTNNVKPHVREEPKPQPRRVTWTWGSPERDDSVSKSRKKKQVEGFCAFLEDCALCKKKLKENVDVYMYGYLSAFCSPECRDDQIALDGFEKEVSKESARLAMNAMILTKDTSRRVLGANRVK; encoded by the exons ATGTCAAGAGTGCGCACTCGGGTAATTAGGTCATCGAGCCATGGGGAGTTGGAAGTGTTCAACCAGATCCGTCCCATTGAGTATGAGTCTTCGGTGGAGGTCAAGAAAATTCCGGCTCTTGTCACCAATAATGTGAAGCCACATGTGCGTGAGGAGCCGAAGCCTCAACCTCGCCGGGTTACATGGACGTGGGGTTCGCCTGAGAGGGATGATTCGGTGTCCAAGAGCAGAAAGAAGAAGCAAGTTGAAGGCTTTTGTGCCTTTCTTGAAGATTGCGCTTTGTGCAAGAAAAAGTTAAAGGAGAATGTTGATGTCTACATGTATGG ATATCTAAGTGCATTTTGCTCCCCTGAATGCCGAGATGATCAAATTGCTTTGGATGGATTTGAAAAAGAAGTTTCGAAAGAATCAGCGAGATTGGCAATGAATGCAATGATCTTGACAAAAGACACATCAAGGCGAGTGTTGGGCGCAAATAGAGTTAAATAA
- the LOC123220250 gene encoding type IV inositol polyphosphate 5-phosphatase 7-like isoform X1, giving the protein MDWNSKSKLSWSKKMVRKWFNIKSKTEDFQADDPVHGGCEVEYRTSFSEREPCTIKKSKTEKFNKNGEPVRRRRMNLDHPRIIDVQNHSVFVATWNVAGRSPPSNLSLEDWLHASPPADIYVLGFQEIVPLNTGNILGAEDNGPAKKWLALIRKTLNNCPGTSGSSACYTPSPIPEPVVEMDADFEGSARRKNSSFFHRRSFQTTHSWKMDNDPSISQPRLDRRFSVCDRVIFGHRPSDFDPNFRWGHRPSDYSRPSDYSYSRPSDYSYSRPSDYSRPSDYSRWGSSDDDNGPGDSPSTVLYSPMSYGGSASMDHGYRMPGNSRYCLVASKQMVGIFLTVWVKSELRDHVKNMKVSCVGRGLMGYLGNKGSIAVSMLLHQTSFCFICTHLTSGQKEGDQLRRNADVMQILRKTRFPRVHGAGDEKSPETILQHDRVIWLGDLNYRIALSYRSAKALVEMQNWRALLENDQLRIEQRQGRVFVGWNEGKIYFPPTYKYSTNSDRYAGDDMHPKEKRRTPAWCDRILWYGEGLHQLSYVRGESRFSDHRPVYGIFWAEVESNHNRLKKSMSYSNSRIEVEELLPYSHGYTELNFF; this is encoded by the exons ATGGATTGGAACTCTAAAAGCAAG CTCTCATGGTCCAAGAAAATGGTTAGGAAATGGTTCAATATCAAGAGCAAAACTGAGGATTTTCAGGCAGATGATCCTGTTCATGGAG GATGTGAAGTGGAATATAGGACCAGCTTCTCTGAGAGGGAGCCTTGCACAATTAAAAAGAGTAAAACAG agaaatttaacaaaaatgggGAGCCAGTTCGACGGAGAAGAATGAATCTTGACCACCCTCGGATTATAGATGTCCAGAACCATAG TGTTTTTGTAGCTACCTGGAACGTGGCTGGAAGATCCCCACCAAGTAATTTGAGTCTTGAAGATTGGCTTCATGCCTCACCTCCTGCAGACATTTATGTCCTTGG atttcaagAGATAGTTCCTCTAAATACTGGTAATATTCTTGGGGCAGAAGACAATGGTCCTGCCAAAAAGTGGTTGGCTCTTATTCGAAAGACTCTTAATAATTGTCCTGGAACTAGTGGAAGTAGTGCTTGCTATACTCCATCTCCCATTCCTGAGCCAGTTGTAGAAATGGATGCAGATTTTGAGGGATCAGCTAGGAGGAAGAACTCATCCTTCTTCCATCGCCGATCATTTCAGACTACTCACAGCTGGAAAATGGACAATGACCCTTCCATTTCACAACCAAGACTTGATCGACGATTTAGTGTGTGTGATAGGGTGATATTTGGGCACAGGCCAAGTGACTTTGACCCAAATTTTAGATGGGGCCACAGGCCTAGTGATTACTCTAGACCCAGCGATTACTCATACTCTAGACCCAGTGATTACTCATACTCCAGACCTAGTGATTACTCCAGGCCAAGTGATTACTCAAGATGGGGGTCTTCAGATGATGATAACGGTCCAGGGGATTCACCAAGTACTGTATTGTACTCACCAATGTCCTATGGTGGATCTGCATCCATGGACCATGGCTATAGGATGCCAGGAAATTCAAGGTACTGCCTAGTTGCCAGTAAGCAGATGGTTGGCATATTCCTCACGGTTTGGGTGAAAAGTGAATTGAGAGATCATGTTAAAAACATGAAAGTATCTTGTGTTGGCAGAGGCCTGATGGGTTATCTTGGAAATAAG GGATCTATTGCAGTAAGCATGTTATTGCACCAAACAAGTTTTTGCTTTATCTGTACCCACTTAACCTCTGGACAGAAAGAGGGTGATCAGCTAAGAAGGAATGCCGATGTTATGCAGATCTTGAGGAAAACAAGGTTTCCACGTGTTCATGGTGCGGGTGATGAGAAGTCCCCAGAAACAATCCTTCAGCACGA TCGAGTGATTTGGCTTGGGGATTTGAATTATCGTATTGCCCTCTCTTACCGATCTGCCAAAGCACTTGTTGAGATGCAAAATTGGAGGGCATTGTTAGAGAATGACCAG CTGAGGATAGAGCAGAGACAAGGTCGTGTTTTTGTGGGATGGAATGAAGGAAAGATTTATTTCCCACCAACATACAAGTATTCCACTAATTCAGATAGATATGCAGGGGATGATATGCACCCGAAGGAGAAGCGCCGAACACCTGCTTG GTGTGATCGAATTTTGTGGTATGGGGAAGGCCTTCACCAGTTATCTTATGTACGTGGGGAATCTAGGTTCTCTGATCATAGACCAGTTTATGGCATATTTTGGGCTGAGGTTGAGTCAAATCATAACCGATTGAAGAAAAGCATGAGTTATTCTAATTCCAGGATTGAGGTAGAGGAGCTTTTGCCATATTCACATGGATACACTGAACTCAACTTCTTTTGA